In Lytechinus variegatus isolate NC3 chromosome 18, Lvar_3.0, whole genome shotgun sequence, a single genomic region encodes these proteins:
- the LOC121405571 gene encoding cell division cycle and apoptosis regulator protein 1-like has translation MVSSHGLAGATTLYSTPQQTMQQRQNIAIQQQQAAAQNAAAAAGCQGGITPQLPFNYPTTKATQGGQRVFTGLVTKLHDAFGFMDEDAFFQTNTAKGSMPKIGERVLDEATNSASMPFTCKWNATHIQLLNSPMEQQVAQAPPTQQQQHHATMKIQQLKEVLYCEEGFIQTCLKNSRVSQ, from the exons ATGGTGAGCAGTCATGGGTTAGCAGGAGCTACAACATTATACTCTACTCCACAGCAAACCATGCAACAAAGACAAAACATTGCCATACAACAG cAACAAGCAGCTGCCCAGAATGCTGCAGCAGCAGCAGGTTGTCAGGGAGGTATAACCCCTCAGCTACCATTTAATTACCCAACAACCAAAGCCACACAAGGAGGACAGAGAGTCTTTACTGGATTAGTCACTAAGCTTCATGATGCATTTGGCTTTATGGATGAAGATGCTTTCTTTCAAACAAA TACCGCAAAAGGATCCATGCCCAAGATTGGCGAGCGTGTATTGGATGAAGCTACCAATAGTGCCAGCATgccatttacatgtaaatggaaTGCGACTCATATACAACTCTTGAATAGTCCTATGGAGCAACAGGTTGCTCAGGCGCCACCAACACAACAGCAGCAACACCATGCTACCATGAAGATTCAACAACTTAAG GAAGTGCTCTATTGTGAAGAAGGGTTCATCCAAACTTGTCTTAAAAACTCCAGAGTGTCACAGTAA